Genomic window (Paraburkholderia phenazinium):
GGGCGGCTTGCCGGGGCTGTATGCGTATCGCAGCGCGTTCTGACGCTCGCGGCGCCGTCAAACGCACGCCACACATTCTCAAAATTGTTTTTGCAGCGCCCGGCGAGTCGTTATACTTTCCAAATACGATACATTGTTCCATATAAGGAACAAAACGACCAAAACAAGCGGCGACGATGCCGCCTGGACGTACGCGGAGGCCGCGCGTCCAGAGCCGGGGAAGACCACCGACCATGATGACCAAGCATCTGACCATCAACCTGCGGATCGCGATCACCATCGCGTTTCTGGGCGCGCTGCTGATCGGCACGGGTGTGCTCGGCATCGTCGGCATGGCGCAAAGCAACGCCGCGCAGCGCGACGCGTATGCGGTGCATTTCGCTTCGGTGGTGGCGCTCGGCAAGTCGGGCACGGCGATGTCGCGGGCCCGCTTCGGGCTCGACTGGGCGATGAGCAACCCGCATTCGCCGCAACTGAACGCGCAACTCGACCGCGCGAGCACGCTGCTCGCCGATTCGGACAAGTGGTGGAACACCTTCCGCGATCTGCCGAAGACGCCGCCACTGCAACAGCTCACCGACGATCTCGATGCGAAGCGCACCGCCGTGCGGCGCGACGCCATCGACAAGCTGATCGGCGCGATCCGCAGCGGCGACACGAGCTGGATGGACGAGACGCGCGCCAATCATCTGATCGGCCTCTACACCGCGATGAACACGAGCCAGGGCGCGCTCGAACAGTATCTGAACCAGCAGGCCGAGGAAGCGAACGAGCGCTCGGCCGCGCGCTTTCATACGCTGCTGGCGGCGTGCCTCGCCAGCCTTGCAGTGGGTTTGACGGTGGCCTTCGTCAGTTGGCGCACCTTGCGCCGCGCCATCATGTCGCCGTTGCACGACGCGCTGCGCCAGTTCGACGCCATCGCGCGAGGCGAACTCACCACTCACGTGCCGATCCGTTCCAACGACGAAATGGCGACCCTGTTGCGCGGCCTCGCCGCCATGCAGGCGAAACTCGGCGCCACGGTGACGACGGTGCGGGCCGGCTCGCATTCGATCGCTTCGTCGACCCAGCAGATCGCCGCCGGCAATCTCGATCTGTCGCAACGCACGGAGGAGCAGGCCGCCTCGCTGGAAGAAACCGCGTCGGCGATGGAGCAGCTCACCGCCACCGTGCAACTGAACGCGGAAAACGCCCGTCATGCGAGCGAGCTGGCCTTGCGCGCTTCGGAGATGGCGGCGCGTGGACGCGATTCGGTTGGCAGCATGGTCGAGACGATGCGGGCGATTCACGCGGGCTCGTCGAAGATGACCGGCATCATCACGGCCATCGAAGCGATTGCATTCCAGACCAACATCCTCGCCTTGAACGCGGCGGTCGAAGCGGCCCGCGCCGGGGAAGAGGGCCGTGGCTTCGCGGTGGTGGCGGGCGAAGTGCGCAGCCTCGCGCAGCGGTCCGCGGCCGCGGCCAAGGAAATCGGCGCGCTGATCGTGGAATCGACCTCGCGCGTCGAGAACGGCGCGGGGCTCGTCAACGAGACGGGCGGCACGATGCAGGAGGTCGAAGCGGCGATTGCGCGGGTGGCGCGGATCGTCGGCGAGATTGCGGCCGCCTCGCAGGAGCAGAGCGAAGGCATCAAGCAGGTGAGCCTTGCCGTGACGCAGATGGACGAGGTCACGCAGCACAACGCGGCGCTGGTCGAAGAGAGTGCGGCGACCGCGAGTTCGCTGGCGGACCAGGCGCAGCAGTTGAGCGAACTGACGGCCGCGTTCAAGGTGGCCGGTGATGGGATGGCGATGGCGTGATTTTAGGCGATACGGCGAGGGGCGTGGCGCGAGGGTGCCGCCTCGTCACGATGCCTGTTCGATTGGTTTGCCGTTAGCCGTTTGTGCGGAGTGCGAAAGAGCGTGCCCGCTTCACGCGCCGCGTATCCTCATTCCACTGAATCTGCCGCTCGCGATCACGGTGCCCACCAACACGATCAGACAACCGGCGAGCATCGACGGCGTGACCGTTTCGCCAAGCAAGGCCGCGCCCCACAGCACGCCGAAAACCGGAATCAAAAACGTCACGGACGCGGCATAGGTGGAACCGGCGCGCTCGATCAATCTGAAGAACAGCAGATAAGCGACTGCGGTGCAGACCACGCCGAGCGCGACGACACAGGCCCATATCGACGCACCGATAGCGTGGCGCGGCCAGCAGGTCGCCGCGAGCGGCCACAACACCAACGCGGCGAAACACTGGCTGCCGAACGCTACGACCTGCGGCTTCACGCCGGCCAGACGGCGTTTCGAGTAGTTGACGGCGAAGCCGTAGAAGAGCGCCGCGAGCAGGGCGGCCGCGATCGCGAGCGGCACGCCCGCCGAACCCGCGCCCAGCGAATCCCACACCAGCACCACCACGCCCGCAAAACCGGTTAGCAGACCGAATATCTGCTGGCGGCCGAGCGCGACCTGAAAACCGGCTGCGGCGATCAGCGCGGCCCAGAGCGGTGTGGTTGCATTGAGGACCGAGTCCATCCCGGCGTTCACCGAGAGCGCGGCATAAGCCAGCAAACAGAAGGGCACGGCCGAATTCGTCACGCCGACGACGAACAGCGGCCATCGATGCGTGCGCAACTGCTGCCGCGCGGCAGGCGAACGCAGCACCGGCAGCATCACCAGCATGGCGATGCCGACCCGCAGCGCCATCAGCGGAATCGGACCGAATTCAGGCGCGGCAATCCGCATGAAGAGAAACGATGCGCCCCAGATGGCGGCGAGCAGAACGAGTTCGAGAAAGTTCATGGCGGGCGGTGGACACTTCTTCAGGTCGAGGGGATGCCTGGACTCTAGAGGAAGAACCGCCCGGGGTCTGGCCGGATTCGGACATGAGTATGAGGACCGGCGCGGGCGTGGTTCAGGTGAACGCCCGGACTCCCGCGGATCGCTCTTCCGCAGCAAGCGGCATGCCGCCCGCTTCCGCGAGAATCCAGTTGCGGAACAGCGCCATGGCCGGCGCCATCTGCCGCGATTTCAGCCGCGTGAGCCAGTAACTGCCCGTGCTTACCTGGGTGTCGAATGGGCACACCAGCATGCCGGCCTGCAGTTCTCGCACGAACATGCGCGGCGGCGCCAGCGCCACGCCGGCGCCTTGCACGGCGGCTTCCACCATCAGGCGCGACGAGTCGAACACCGGGCCATTGACGGTCCACGGTTCGAGTCCGGCGGCGGCGAGCCAGAGGTTCCATTCGTCGGCGCGATACGAGCGCAATAAGGTCTGCCTTGCGAGATCCGCGGGCCCGGCGAGTTGCCTGGCGATCTCCGGCGCGCACAGCACCGAGAGCGGCGCATCGAGCAACAATTCGTTGTGGGTGGCCGGCCAGGTGCCCTCGCCGAAACGAATGGCGAAGTCCAGCCCTTCCGCGGCCGGATCCACCAGATTGTTATGGGTCAGGAGCCGCAGCTCGACGAACGGATGCGCCTCGCGGAACGATTTGAGGCGCGGCATCAGCCAGCCGACCGCAAACGTCCCGACGACGCCGACCGTCAGCACCTCATGAAAATGGCCGCCTTCGAATTGCTTGAGGACGTTTTCGATGCGCCCGAATGCGTCGCTGAGGACGGGCAGCAGCGCGCGGCCTTCGTCGGTAATGCCGAGGCCGCGCGGCAGCCGCTTGAAGAGGGCGGTGCCCAGCCGCTCTTCGAGCATGCGAACCTGCTGGCTGACGGCGGCCTGCGTCACGCTCAGTTCGAGCGCCGCGCGCGTAAAGCTCAGATGACGCGCCGACGACTCGAAGGCACGCAAGGCATTGAGGGGGAGATGAGGACGCATAGGAGGTTAGCCAATAGATTTTCTTTACCCTGAGCCAAATTATCCTCGTTTGTCACGGGCTCGCAAAGGGACGATAGTCGCGTCTCCCCGGGACGCCTGCGTTCAGTCGTCCGGCCCTTCAGGCCCTTCAGCCGTTCCTCACGACGAGATGAGACCGATGACCTCTTTCGAAAACCGCCGTTCGTTGTTGCGGTTCGCCGCGACGCTTCCCTTCGCGTTCGCTTTCAAAGCACGCGCTGCCGATACGTCAGAGGCGCGTTCTGTCGAAGGCCAGCTCGCGAAGCTCGAACAGACCGCCGGCGGACGCCTCGGCGTGTCGGCGCTGAATACGGCCAACGGCACGTGGATCGGCCACCGCGCCGACGAGCGCTTCCCGTTTTGCAGCACCTTCAAGGTGATCCTGAGCGGCGCGATCCTCGCCCGCAGCACGCAGGCCGCCGGGTTCATGCAGCAACGCATTCACTACGCGCAAAGCGACGTGGTGCATTACTCGGCGGTGACCGCCGAACACATCGGCGACGGCATGACCGTAGCCGAACTCTGCGCCGCGGCAATCCAGCACAGCGACAACACGGCCGCCAATCTGCTGATCAAGCTGCTCGGCGGCACGGATGCCGTCACGGCGTATGCACGCTTGATCGGCAATGACGTATTCCGTCTCGACCGTCTGGAGACGTCGCTGAACGACGCGGTACCCGGCGATCCACGCGATACCGCAACGCCCGCTTCGATGGTGCGCAGCCTGCATACCCTGACGCTCGGCGATACCTTGCCGATCGCACAGCGTACGCAGTTACTGGACTGGCTGCGCGGCAACCAGATGGGCTCGAAGCGGATCGGCGCCGCGCTGCCTGCCGGCTGGACCATGGGCGACAAGACCGGCACCGGCGACTACGGCACGGCCAACGACCTCGCCGTGATCTGGCCGCCGTCGCGGCCACCGCTCATCCTCGGCATTTATCACACGCAGCCCGGGCAGGATGCCAAGGCGCGCGACGACGTCGTTGCGGCAGCGGCGCGCATCGTCGTGGGCGCGGTGGGTTGAGACTGCCGCAGAGCCTCCGCTTGCCCAGGAACGCGGGTTGCTCGCCGCTCGTGAAACGCTCCTACGCGCGAAGCGGCCCGCCGAGCGTACGCCAGGCGCAACCGGACGCCGCGAAGAGAGCCTCAACCCAGGGAAGCGAGCAGAATGGCGCGACACAAAGCCGACGTGGCCGATGACGAATTCGAGATCTTCGCGAGTTACCACAGCACCGGCGACGGCCGATATATAGGTGGACTAAAGGTCATCCGCAAAGCCGACCGGCGGATTCTGTTTCCGTTCGAGGGCGCGCCGCAGATCGGTCCTTACGATAGTGCGGACGAAGCTCGCCACGCCGCAGTGGAGTACGGCCGGGCGATTGTCGCGGCGGACCGGGCTGCGCCGGAGCCTTGATGGCGTGTTCTTTTTTACAAGGCGCAGGGGGATTTTGCCGCAACCGCGGCGCTCGCGGGGCAGGCGCGTTTTATGCGAGGTTGAGGAAGCTGCAGCAAACCTCCGGACTCCACCGTGTACAGCGAGGTGGAGCGGGCGGCCATGCAGGCGCGGCGCGCCTCGGCAGGTCGGCCGCAAGCTTTGAAAGCCGGGGCTCGCGGGCATTGTTGCGTCCCACATGGCAAGTCATTGCACGCCAACCAGTTGGCTATTGCCGCGTAACGGCGCATGATCGGACGGTCGGCCGCACGGATCGTCCAAACCGGTCGTTCGCAACCGGCCGTCCGCATCAGTCATATCCGGTCACCAAGGTCACACCAGGTCACAAACGGACCGCCCTTCGCGAACCGTTTCCGCAAGCATGTTCAATCGCGGCGTGTCACGACGAACGCTGCCACCCGTCGAACAGGAGCTTCCCATGCAAAACAATCCTTCCCTCGATAAGCTGTGTATCGACACGATCCGTACGCTTTCGATGGATGCCGTGCAAAAGGCGAATTCGGGCCACCCCGGCACGCCGATGGCGCTGGCCCCGGTTGCCTATCATCTGTGGCAGAACCATCTGCGCTACGACCCCGACGAGCCGCTGTGGCCCAATCGCGACCGCTTCGTGCTGTCGGTGGGGCATGCGTCCATGCTGCTGTATTCGCTCCTGCATCTGGCCGGCGTGAAGGCCGTCGACGAGCACGGCAAGCCGACCGCCGGACCCGCCGTATCGCTGGACGACATCAAGCAGTTCCGCCAGCTCGACAGCAAGACCCCGGGGCACCCCGAATACCGCATGACGACCGGCGTCGAAACTACCACCGGGCCGCTCGGCCAGGGGCTCGGCAATAGCGTCGGCATGGCGATGGCGGCGCGCTGGTACGAGGCGCGATTCAATCAGCCGGATGCGCCGCTGTTCGATTACCGCGTCTATGCGCTGTGCGGCGACGGCGACATGATGGAAGGCATCTCGCACGAAGCGGCCTCGCTGGCCGGCCATCTGGAGTTGTCGAACCTCACGTGGATCTACGACAGCAATCGCGTGACGATCGAAGGGCACACGGACCTCGCCTATAGCGACGATGTGGAAGCGCGGTTTCACGGCTACCACTGGCACACCATCCACGTCAGGGATGCGAACGACGGCGCCGCGCTGGAAGCGGCCTTCACCGAAGCGAAAAGCGTGACCGACAAGCCGACGCTGATTGTGGTGAACAGCATCATCGGCTGGGGCGCGCCGAAGAAGCAGGACACTTCGGCGGCGCACGGCGAGCCGCTCGGCGATGAAGAAATCGCCGCCGCCAAGCGCTTTTACGGCTGGCCCGAAGACAAGAAGTTCTACGTCCCGGACGGCGTGATGGCACGCTTTGCCGACGGCATCGGCGCACGCGGCAAAGCCGCGCGCAACGACTGGCTGGCGAAGCTCGACGCCTACCGGCAAAAACATCCGGACCTCGCACGCGAGTTCGCCCGGATCGAAGCGCATGAACTGCCGGACGGCTGGGACGCAGACCTGCCGACCTTCGAGGCGGACGCCAAGGGTGTCGCCTCGCGCGACTCGTCGGGCAAGGTGTTGAACGCGATTGCCCAGCGCGTGCCCTGGCTGCTCGGCGGCTCGGCCGATCTGTCGCCCTCCACCAAGACCAATCTGAAGTTCGAAGACGCGGGCAGTTTCGAGCACGAGAGCTACGGCGGCCGCAATCTGCACTTCGGCATTCGCGAGCATGCGATGGGCGCGGTGGTGAATGGGCTGGCGCTGTCGAATCTGCGTCCCTACGGTTCGACGTTCCTGATTTTCAGCGACTACATGAAGCCGCCGATCCGCTTGTCGGCCATCATGGAAGTGCCCGCCATCTACGTGTTCACGCACGATTCGATCGGCGTCGGCGAGGACGGCCCGACCCACCAGCCGATCGAACAACTGGCCTCGCTGCGTGGCGTGCCGGGTCTGACTGTACTGCGTCCCGCGGACGCCAACGAGGTGGTGGAGACGTGGCGCGTCGCCTTGTCGAGGCCGCGTCATCCGTCGTGCATCGTGCTCACGCGCCAGCCGCTGCCCACCTTCGACCGCAGCAAGTACGGCTCGGCCGCAGGGGTGCGCAAAGGCGCCTACGTACTGGCCGATGCCGCCGACGGCAAGACGCCGCAGGTGCTGCTGCTCGCCACCGGCAGCGAAGTGTCGATTTGCGTGGACGTCTATGAGAAGCTGAAGAGCGAGGGCATTGCCGCACGCGTGGTGTCGATGCCGGCATGGGACATCTTCGAGGCCCAGGACGAGGCCTACAAGGATGCCGTGCTGCCGCCCGACGTAGATGCGCGGGTCTGCGTCGAACAGGCCGCGGAACTCGGTTGGGACCGCTACGTGGGGCGTCTCGGCGCGAAAGTGGTGATGCATACGTTCGGTGCATCCGCGCCGTTGAGTGAACTGAAGCGCAAGTTCGGCTTTACGCCGGAGCATGTCTACGACGCAGCCAGGCAGCAGATTGCGCGCGTGCAGAAGAAGTAGCGCCGGGCGATAGCGGCGAAGACAGTCAGGCGGCGCCGTTGCGGGCCGCCTGAATTTTTTTGCGTGCGGCTTTGGCTGTGCGTCGCTAGTTCGCCGGAATCGTCACGACCGGCGCCTTGCTGCTGGTATCGGCCTCAGCCAGCGCCATCAGGTTTTGCACGACCGTGAAGGCGTATTTCGAATCGAAGTCGTTGCGCTCGACCCAATAGGCCGCGGCGCCATAGTCGATCAGCACATACGCATCGGCGGGCGGCTTGATGCCCGAATGCACGATGATGGTGGGCCGCGTTTCGCCGCCGATCAGGCCCACCGTCGGCTTGGTCGAGCCGCTGTCGATCTGTTCCTGCGGCACCTGCACCTGCGCGCCGAGATCGGTCAGGATGCCGAGCACCGAGCGGGTCACCATCGGAATCCGGTCTCCCGCTTGCGACGACGGTCCATAGACGATCTGATAGGTGCGCGTATTCGGCGCGAGATTCAGCAGTTGGCGCACGCGGGCGAGGTCCGCGACGATTTGCGGCGACACGCCGCTGGTGGCCGCGCCCATCGCCAGATAGACGCTGCTCTTGCCGTTCTCCTGACGCGATTCCACATTCAGCTCGCCCGCCATCTGCAGGCGTCTGAGTGCCTGCAGCAGTTCGAAGAAACCCGGCGCGCCGGCGGCATTGTCGCCGCCGAGTGCGCTGCCGTTCTGCAGGCCGCCGATCGATTGCGCGGTGATGCGCAACAACAGGTCGATCGGGACGCCGCCTTCGGCAAGCGGCAACACCAGTTCGGGCGCGAGCGGCCGGATATACGCGGAGGCGAAGGCTTCGCCGGTGGTCGGCGTGAACGTGAAGGTGGGGTGGTTCGAATAGGACACGCTGCCGGTCGCGAGCGCGTAGTTCGGTTCGCTGCCGGAGCCGAGATTGCCGGTCGCGCCGGCCGTTGCATCGAACTGGTAGGCCGCGATGATCGAGCTCACCGAGAGGAAGGCCGGCGCGTCGCCGTAGCGCAGCCCGACGATCGCCGCGAGAATCTCGCGTTTCTTCGCATCGCCCAGCGCTCTCGCGTAGTCCACCTGGTCGGCTTTCAGATGAGTGGGGCCGAGATGCACGCAGGCTGAAGTCAGGCAGGCCGTGCAGAGGGCCGCGAGAAGCGAGGCTTTGATCGTCATGGGGCGGGAGAGCGGAGCGGGCCGCGTGGTGAAAAATGGCATCGCAGGCGGGGTAGCAGGGCGTATGCCTGGTCTGAGGAATACGTTGCATCCACTGCGGGGAGCGCGTCGCCGTGTGCGGGTGGTCGACGTCAGTCCAGCGTCGGGACCGCAACTTGCTTCTCCAAGCCTCTCGCACCGCTTTCCGGTGCAAACCCATTCGACCGTCCAAGGAAAAACCATGTCACGCGAGGCCCCCCTAGCTTCTCACGCGCGCTACGCCGCCCGCATCGCCGAGGGCGGTCCTTTCCCGCTGGGCGCGACGTGGAACGGCGTCGGCGTCAATTTCGCGCTGTTTTCGGCGCATGCCACCAAGGTCGAACTGTGCCTGTTCGACGCTACCGGCAACGAGGAAATCGAGCGCATCGAACTGCCCGAATATACCGATGAGGTCTGGCATGTGTTCGTGCCGGATCTGAAGCCGGGGGCGATCTACGGCTATCGCGTCCATGGACCTTATGCGCCCGAGGAAGGGCATCGCTTCAATCCGAACAAGCTGCTGCTCGACCCGTATGCGAAAGCGCATATCGGCGAGCTCAAGTGGGCGCCGGAAATCTTCGGCTACACGCTGGATCACGAGGACGGCGATCTGTCCTTCGACGAACGCGACAGCGCCCCCTTCGTGCCGAAGTGCAAGGTGGTCGACGCGAACTTCTCGTGGAGTCATCCCGAGCGCAACGCACTGCCATGGGAGCGGGTGATTTTCTACGAGACCCATGTGCGCGGCTTCACCATGCGCCATCCCGAGGTGCCCGACAACCTGCGCGGCACCTTCGCCGGTCTCGGCCAGCAGCCGGTGATCGACTACATCAAGGGGCTGGGCGTCACCACCGTCGAGCTGCTGCCGATCCAGATGTTCGTCAACGACAGCTACCTGCTCGACAAAGGTCTGACGAACTACTGGGGCTACAACACGATCGGTTTCTTCGCCGCGGATCCGCGTTTTTTCGCGGGGGCCAATGCATCGGTGGAAGAGTTCAAGGCGATGGTCGACCGCTTTCACAACGCCAATCTCGAAGTGATTCTCGACGTGGTCTACAACCACACCGCCGAGGGCAACGAACGCGGACCGACGCTGTCGTTCAAGGGTATCGACAACGCTTCGTACTACCGTCTGATGCCGGACGAGCCGCGCTATTACATCAACGACACGGGCACGGGCAACACGCTGAACCTCTCGCATCCGCGCGTGCTGCAGATGGTGACCGATAGCCTGCGCTACTGGGTGAGCGAAATGAAGGTCGACGGTTTCCGCTTCGATCTCGCCACCATTCTTGGCCGCGAAACGCACGGCTTCGACGAGGGCGGCGGGTTTCTCGACAGTTGCCGGCAGGATCCGGTGCTCTCGAGCGTGCGCCTTGTGGCCGAACCGTGGGACTGCGGTCCCGGCGGTTATCAGGTGGGCGGTTTTCCGCCCGGCTGGGCCGAGTGGAACGACCGCTTTCGCGACACGACCCGGGCGTTCTGGAAGGGCGACGAGGGCATGGTGCCGGATCTCGCCAAACGCCTCACCGGCTCCGGCGACAAATTCGACCGGCGCGGCCGGCGCCCGTGGGCGAGCGTGAATTTCGTCGCCGCCCACGACGGCTTCACGACCCACGACCTGGTG
Coding sequences:
- a CDS encoding methyl-accepting chemotaxis protein; amino-acid sequence: MTKHLTINLRIAITIAFLGALLIGTGVLGIVGMAQSNAAQRDAYAVHFASVVALGKSGTAMSRARFGLDWAMSNPHSPQLNAQLDRASTLLADSDKWWNTFRDLPKTPPLQQLTDDLDAKRTAVRRDAIDKLIGAIRSGDTSWMDETRANHLIGLYTAMNTSQGALEQYLNQQAEEANERSAARFHTLLAACLASLAVGLTVAFVSWRTLRRAIMSPLHDALRQFDAIARGELTTHVPIRSNDEMATLLRGLAAMQAKLGATVTTVRAGSHSIASSTQQIAAGNLDLSQRTEEQAASLEETASAMEQLTATVQLNAENARHASELALRASEMAARGRDSVGSMVETMRAIHAGSSKMTGIITAIEAIAFQTNILALNAAVEAARAGEEGRGFAVVAGEVRSLAQRSAAAAKEIGALIVESTSRVENGAGLVNETGGTMQEVEAAIARVARIVGEIAAASQEQSEGIKQVSLAVTQMDEVTQHNAALVEESAATASSLADQAQQLSELTAAFKVAGDGMAMA
- a CDS encoding DMT family transporter, giving the protein MNFLELVLLAAIWGASFLFMRIAAPEFGPIPLMALRVGIAMLVMLPVLRSPAARQQLRTHRWPLFVVGVTNSAVPFCLLAYAALSVNAGMDSVLNATTPLWAALIAAAGFQVALGRQQIFGLLTGFAGVVVLVWDSLGAGSAGVPLAIAAALLAALFYGFAVNYSKRRLAGVKPQVVAFGSQCFAALVLWPLAATCWPRHAIGASIWACVVALGVVCTAVAYLLFFRLIERAGSTYAASVTFLIPVFGVLWGAALLGETVTPSMLAGCLIVLVGTVIASGRFSGMRIRGA
- a CDS encoding LysR family transcriptional regulator, which produces MRPHLPLNALRAFESSARHLSFTRAALELSVTQAAVSQQVRMLEERLGTALFKRLPRGLGITDEGRALLPVLSDAFGRIENVLKQFEGGHFHEVLTVGVVGTFAVGWLMPRLKSFREAHPFVELRLLTHNNLVDPAAEGLDFAIRFGEGTWPATHNELLLDAPLSVLCAPEIARQLAGPADLARQTLLRSYRADEWNLWLAAAGLEPWTVNGPVFDSSRLMVEAAVQGAGVALAPPRMFVRELQAGMLVCPFDTQVSTGSYWLTRLKSRQMAPAMALFRNWILAEAGGMPLAAEERSAGVRAFT
- the bla gene encoding class A beta-lactamase, with the protein product MTSFENRRSLLRFAATLPFAFAFKARAADTSEARSVEGQLAKLEQTAGGRLGVSALNTANGTWIGHRADERFPFCSTFKVILSGAILARSTQAAGFMQQRIHYAQSDVVHYSAVTAEHIGDGMTVAELCAAAIQHSDNTAANLLIKLLGGTDAVTAYARLIGNDVFRLDRLETSLNDAVPGDPRDTATPASMVRSLHTLTLGDTLPIAQRTQLLDWLRGNQMGSKRIGAALPAGWTMGDKTGTGDYGTANDLAVIWPPSRPPLILGIYHTQPGQDAKARDDVVAAAARIVVGAVG
- a CDS encoding DUF6723 family protein, translated to MARHKADVADDEFEIFASYHSTGDGRYIGGLKVIRKADRRILFPFEGAPQIGPYDSADEARHAAVEYGRAIVAADRAAPEP
- the tkt gene encoding transketolase, with the translated sequence MQNNPSLDKLCIDTIRTLSMDAVQKANSGHPGTPMALAPVAYHLWQNHLRYDPDEPLWPNRDRFVLSVGHASMLLYSLLHLAGVKAVDEHGKPTAGPAVSLDDIKQFRQLDSKTPGHPEYRMTTGVETTTGPLGQGLGNSVGMAMAARWYEARFNQPDAPLFDYRVYALCGDGDMMEGISHEAASLAGHLELSNLTWIYDSNRVTIEGHTDLAYSDDVEARFHGYHWHTIHVRDANDGAALEAAFTEAKSVTDKPTLIVVNSIIGWGAPKKQDTSAAHGEPLGDEEIAAAKRFYGWPEDKKFYVPDGVMARFADGIGARGKAARNDWLAKLDAYRQKHPDLAREFARIEAHELPDGWDADLPTFEADAKGVASRDSSGKVLNAIAQRVPWLLGGSADLSPSTKTNLKFEDAGSFEHESYGGRNLHFGIREHAMGAVVNGLALSNLRPYGSTFLIFSDYMKPPIRLSAIMEVPAIYVFTHDSIGVGEDGPTHQPIEQLASLRGVPGLTVLRPADANEVVETWRVALSRPRHPSCIVLTRQPLPTFDRSKYGSAAGVRKGAYVLADAADGKTPQVLLLATGSEVSICVDVYEKLKSEGIAARVVSMPAWDIFEAQDEAYKDAVLPPDVDARVCVEQAAELGWDRYVGRLGAKVVMHTFGASAPLSELKRKFGFTPEHVYDAARQQIARVQKK
- the glgX gene encoding glycogen debranching protein GlgX, with protein sequence MSREAPLASHARYAARIAEGGPFPLGATWNGVGVNFALFSAHATKVELCLFDATGNEEIERIELPEYTDEVWHVFVPDLKPGAIYGYRVHGPYAPEEGHRFNPNKLLLDPYAKAHIGELKWAPEIFGYTLDHEDGDLSFDERDSAPFVPKCKVVDANFSWSHPERNALPWERVIFYETHVRGFTMRHPEVPDNLRGTFAGLGQQPVIDYIKGLGVTTVELLPIQMFVNDSYLLDKGLTNYWGYNTIGFFAADPRFFAGANASVEEFKAMVDRFHNANLEVILDVVYNHTAEGNERGPTLSFKGIDNASYYRLMPDEPRYYINDTGTGNTLNLSHPRVLQMVTDSLRYWVSEMKVDGFRFDLATILGRETHGFDEGGGFLDSCRQDPVLSSVRLVAEPWDCGPGGYQVGGFPPGWAEWNDRFRDTTRAFWKGDEGMVPDLAKRLTGSGDKFDRRGRRPWASVNFVAAHDGFTTHDLVSYNDKHNEANGEDNNDGHSDNKSWNFGVEGPTDDADIRQQRERQKRNLLATLLLSQGTPMILAGDEFGRTQQGNNNAYCQDNEISWLDWEAIDDEGRALTEFVKNLTTLRHRLPVLRRGRFLTGEYNAELEVTDTRWLSPTGEDLSQEQWDDAAMRCFGLVIDGRAQASGIRRPASDATLLLVLNAHHDLVNFTLPDIPEGDKWTLLLDTNMPVRDELPAYSAGESYQVTGRSLLLFALDAPSRATQRVLDGLEQQLTTDDADKAA